TCTTTTCAAATCAGGATGATTTGATGCATCGTTGACCACACGGATATGGTCGATCTTAGATGTAATCCTTCAGATAGGTTGTAGATTAATCCTATACCATTTGCCGAGCATTAAGCCAACATGAAGATGGATAGTTTTACTCCAATAACAAAAAAGACACCATAGTGAAAGTATCACTACAGTGTCTTTGGTTAGCTTGGCAACGTCCTACTCTCCCAGGACCTTGCGGTCCAAGTACCATCGGCGCTGGAGGGCTTAACGGTCGTGTTCGGTATGGGAACGCGTGGTACCCCTCCGCCATCATCACCAAACGTGTAAATAATTAATGAAGGTCGACTAAGTTCGGACACATCCATGTGACCAACGTCGACATCAATTCATCCTTGAATTGAAAAACTAGATGCGAAACAAAGATAAGCATGGAATCTTTTCCCTAAGCAATGTTTGCTCGGGGTACCCGAAAAAGTACTCGAATTCACCTGTAAAGGTTAATCTCCACTTTTTGGGGTATATCTTGGATAAGCCCTCGACCGATTAGTATTCGTCAGCTCCATGCATTGCTGCACTTCCACCCCGAACCTATCAACCTCGTCGTCTTCAAGGGGTCTTACTAAATTGGGAAATCTCATCTTGAGGGGGGCTTCACGCTTAGATGCTTTCAGCGCTTATCCCTTCCGTACTTGGCTACCCAGCTATGCTTCTGGCGAAACAACTGGTACACCAGCGGTACGTCCATCCCGGTCCTCTCGTACTAAGGACAGCTCCTCTCAAATTTCCTACGCCCACGACAGATAGGGACCGAACTGTCTCACGACGTTCTGAACCCAGCTCGCGTACCGCTTTAATGGGCGAACAGCCCAACCCTTGGGACCTACTTCAGCCCCAGGATGCGATGAGCCGACATCGAGGTGCCAAACCTCCCCGTCGATGTGGACTCTTGGGGGAGATAAGCCTGTTATCCCCAGGGTAGCTTTTATCCGTTGAGCGATGGCCCTTCCATTCGGTACCACCGGATCACTAAGCCCGACTTTCGTCCCTGCTCGACCTGTACGTCTTGCAGTCAAGCTCCCTTATGCCTTTGCACTCTTCGAATGATTTCCAACCATTCTGAGGGAACCTTAGGGCGCCTCCGTTACGCTTTAGGAGGCGACCGCCCCAGTCAAACTACCCGCCTGACACGGTCCCCGACCCTGATTCAAGGGCCTAGGTTAGAACTCGAATACGATCAGGGTGGTATCCCAAGGGCGCCTCCACCGATGCTTGCGCACCAGCTTCCAAGGCTCCCACCTATCCTGTACAAATCGTACCCCAGTTCAATATCAGGTTGTAGTAAAGCTCCATGGGGTCTTTCCGTCTTGTCGCGGGTAACCAGCATCTTCACTGGTATTAAAATTTCACCGGATCTCTCGTTGAGACAGCGCCCAAATCGTTACGCCATTCGTGCGGGTCAGAATTTACCTGACAAGGAATTTCGCTACCTTAGGACCGTTATAGTTACGGCCGCCGTTTACTGGGGCTTCGGTTCATAGCTTCGCCTAAAACGGCTAACCATTCCCCTTAACCTTCCAGCACCGGGCAGGCGTCAGCCCGTATACTTCGCCTTACGGCTTCGCACAGACCTGTGTTTTTGCTAAACAGTCGCTTGGGCCTTTTCACTGCGGCTCCCTCGGGCTATACACCCTAACGGAGCACCCCTTCTCCCGAAGTTACGGGGTCATTTTGCCGAGTTCCTTAACGAGAGTTCTTCCGCGCGCCTTAGAATTCTCTTCTCGCCTACCTGTGTCGGTTTGCGGTACGGGCACCTTCACCTGGCTAGAGGCTTTTCTTGGCAGCATGAGTGCGAGTTCTTCGGTACTACAATTTTCCCTCCTCATCACAGCTCAGCCTTATCAGTGTGCGGATTTGCCTACACACCAGCCTTACTGCTTGAACAGACTTATCCATCAGTCTGCAACTGTTCCCTTCTGCGTCACCCCAATTGCTCATAACGGTTTACGGTGGTACAGGAATTTCAACCTGTTGTCCTTCGATTACGCCTTTCGGCCTCACCTTAGGTCCCGACTTACCCTGAGCGGACGAGCCTTCCTCAGGAAACCTTGGGCTTTCGGCGGACAAGATTCTCACTTGTCTTTTCGTTACTTATACCGGCATTCTCACTTGTGTACAGTCCAGCACTCCTTACGGTATACCTTCAATCCATACACAACGCTCCCCTACCCCTGATACCATTGTATCAAGCCATAGCTTCGGTGGTGTGTTTAGCCCCGTTACATTTTCGGCGCAGAGTCACTCGACCAGTGAGCTATTACGCACTCTTTCAATGGTGGCTGCTTCTAAGCCAACATCCTGGTTGTCTGTGCAACTCCACATCCTTTCCCACTTAACACACACTTGGGGACCTTAGCTGATGGTCTGGGCTGTTTCCCTTTTGACGATGGATCTTAGCACTCACCGTCTGACTCCTGGGGTTTAAAGTCTATGGCATTCGGAGTTTGACTGAGCTTGGTAACCCTTGACGGGCCCCGCACCCAATCAGTGCTCTACCTCCACGACTCACCCCCAAGGCTAGCCCTAAAGCTATTTCGGGGAGAACCAGCTATTTCCGAGTTCGATTGGAATTTCTCCGCTACCCCCACCTCATCCCCTCATTTTTCAACATAAGTGGGTTCGGGCCTCCAGTGAGTGTTACCTCACCTTCACCCTGGACAGGGGTAGATCACACGGTTTCGGGTCTACGTCAACATACTCATACCGCCCTATTCAGACTCGCTTTCGCTGCGGCTCCAGCTCTTCACTTTAACCTTGCATGCTAACGTAACTCGCCGGTTCATTCTACAAAAGGCACGCCATCACCCATTAAACGGGCTCTGACTTCTTGTAAGCACACGGTTTCAGGTTCTATTTCACTCCCCTCCCGGGGTCCTTTTCACCTTTCCCTCACGGTACTGCTTCACTATCGGTCGCTAGGGAGTATTTAGCCTTGGCAGATGGTCCTGCCAGATTCATACGGGGTTTCACGTGCCCCGCACTACTCGGGATCCACTCCGGAGAGAATGATTTTTTAGTTACAGGACTTTTACCCTCTTTGGTTCGCCTTTCCAGACGCTTCACCTAAATCATTCCTTTGTAACTCCATGTGGAGTGTCCCACAACCCCAACAGGCAAGCCTGTTGGTTTGGGCTAATCCGCGTTCGCTCGCCGCTACTGACGGAATCACTTTTGTTTTCTCTTCCTCAGGGTACTTAGATGTTTCAGTTCCCCTGGTCTGCCTCCGCTAGACCTATGTATTCAGTCTAGGGTACGTACCTATTACAGTACGTGGGTTCCCCCATTCGGACATCCCCGGATCGAGGTCTGCTTACGACTCCCCGAGGCATTTCGTTGTTCGCCACGTCCTTCTTCGGCTCCTAGCGCCTAGGCATCCTCCGTGTGCTCTTAATAGCTTAACCATTAAGTTCGATGTTTTATATGATCACTCATAATTGAGAATTCCATTTGCTAATTAATGCTTCTTTGCTTTCGCTATCTAGTTTTCAAGGAACAATTCTTACTTTGAGAGCTTGCACTCTCAAAACTGAAAACGAGTGAACTATTTTCTCCATAGAAAGGAGGTGATCCAGCCGCACCTTCCGATACGGCTACCTTGTTACGACTTCACCCCAATCATCTACCCCACCTTCGGCGGCTGGCTCCCCAAGGGGTTACCTCACCGACTTCGGGTGTTGTAAACTCTCGTGGTGTGACGGGCGGTGTGTACAAGACCCGGGAACGTATTCACCGCGGCATGCTGATCCGCGATTACTAGCAATTCCGACTTCATGCAGGCGAGTTGCAGCCTGCAATCCGAACTGAGATCGGCTTTGTTGGGATTGGCTCCACCTCGCGGCTTCGCTGCCCTTTGTACCGACCATTGTAGTACGTGTGTAGCCCAGGTCATAAGGGGCATGATGATTTGACGTCATCCCCACCTTCCTCCGGTTTGTCACCGGCAGTCACCTTAGAGTGCCCAACTTCACTTGCTGGCAACTAAGATTAAGGGTTGCGCTCGTTGCGGGACTTAACCCAACATCTCACGACACGAGCTGACGACAACCATGCACCACCTGTCTCCTCTGTCCCGAAGGAAAGCCATATCTCTACAGCGTTCAAAGGGATGTCAAGACCTGGTAAGGTTCTTCGCGTTGCTTCGAATTAAACCACATACTCCACTGCTTGTGCGGGTCCCCGTCAATTCCTTTGAGTTTCAGTCTTGCGACCGTACTCCCCAGGCGGAATGCTTAATGTGTTAACTTCGGCACCAAGGGTATCGAAACCCCTAACACCTAGCATTCATCGTTTACGGCGTGGACTACCAGGGTATCTAATCCTGTTCGCTCCCCACGCTTTCGCGCCTCAGCGTCAGTTACAGACCAGAGAGTCGCCTTCGCCACTGGTGTTCCTCCACATCTCTACGCATTTCACCGCTACACGTGGAATTCCACTCTCCTCTTCTGCACTCAAGCTCACCAGTTTCCAGTGCGACTCGGAGTTGAGCTCCGAGTTTAAACACCAGACTTAATGGGCCGCCTGCGCGCCCTTTACGCCCAATAATTCCGGACAACGCTTGCCCCCTACGTATTACCGCGGCTGCTGGCACGTAGTTAGCCGGGGCTTTCTTCTCAGGTACCGTCTAAGCAAATGCAGTTAACATCTGCCTTCTCTTCCCTGGCAACAGAGCTTTACGATCCGAAAACCTTCTTCACTCACGCGGCGTTGCTCCGTCAGACTTTCGTCCATTGCGGAAGATTCCCTACTGCTGCCTCCCGTAGGAGTCTGGGCCGTGTCTCAGTCCCAGTGTGGCCGATCACCCTCTCAGGTCGGCTACGCATCGTCGCCTTGGTGAGCCCTTACCTCACCAACTAGCTAATGCGCCGCAGGTCCATCTCTAAGCGAGAGCTTACACCCTCTTTCTTCATCTCATCATGCGATCAAATGACCTTATCCGGTATTAGCTAATGTTTCCACTAGTTATCCCAGGCTTATAGGCAGGTTACCTACGTGTTACTCACCCGTCCGCCACTAAGAACATTAAAAAGCAAGCTTTTTAATCTCTTCGTTCGACTTGCATGTATTAGGCACGCCGCCAGCGTTCGTCCTGAGCCAGGATCAAACTCTCCATTAAAGGTTGCAATCTCTCGATTACAACTATGTTAGAGCGCTTGGCTCATTCTTTGTTACATGTTATATCCGGGTTCCCAAAAGTTTAAAACTTTTGAGCTATTTGTTTGGATTCCTGAAAAATTTCAAGTCTCCGTAAGTTCACTCGTTATTCAGTTTTCAAGGTGCAAGTTGTTTTACTTTTTTGTCGCTATTTGTTTTATGGCGACTAAATCATTGTATAACATTTACCCGATTGTTGTCAAGGTTTTTTTATTTGTATCTGCCGTCTCAGCGGCGACTTGATAAATATACCACGAATGAATGAGTTAATGCAAGAATTTTTTTAAAAAATTACAATCTACCTATTATTTTGTGCTTATTATGTATTTTACTATATTTTAGTCTATTACATTTTTATTAAACCAAGTCACTTATTTTTCTTTAAATATTGTTCAATATACAAATCACGTTCTTGATCTAAATTAATAATTTGTCCTTCTACATTAACCCAAGGCCTTGTTGGATTGTTTTGATCAAAAAAGACGATTTCCCCAATCATTTTATTATTTAACTTTACTATACTCCCACTTTGAAATTCAGTTAGTTTTTTGATAAAGGTATGGACCAAGCTAGGATCCAATTTCCCAAAGGACAACTTTTGAATTTCCTCTAATGCTAGATATGGTGAAATCTTTTCTTTATAGTTCTTATTACTAGTCATTGCATGAAATATATCTGCTACTGCTACAATTTTCGCATATAGATGTATTTTGTTTTTATCAGAACCCAAGGGATACCCGCTGCCATCACTTTTTTCGTGATGTTGAAGAGCTGCTAACTTTACTCCTTCATTAATCCCAGTGACATCTTTAAGGATATGATATCCATGAATAGTATGTTTTTTAATCTCTTGAATCTCCTCGGAAATTAATCTCCCTGACTTATGTAATATAGCAGGATCAATTTTTGTATTCCCTATATCATGAAGTAACCCTGAAATACTAACTTGAATCCATTCTCTTTGAGGTAAATTACTCCATTTAGCTAGTAAATAAGAGGTCATACTTACTTTGATGCTTTTATGAATAAAATAATCTGTAGAATCTGTTATTGGTGGTGCAAATGATAAAATATCATATTGATCAATTAAGGAAATGAGTGACTCTAACTTTGTGCGCACTTCTAATAAGGGTATGTTGTCAGAGTGAACATTCAAAAACACTTTTTTAATAAAAGAAAATACCTCTTGATATTCATATGTCAATTCATTATTGAGTATGGATAATTCCTCATCGTTTATCTCTTCATCTTGTTCCATTTCTACAACCACGTTATTCACTAAAAATGCAGTTAAAATCTCAATCTCTCTATCTCGTAAAATAGTCCCCTTATGAAATAAAGTTCCACCTAGCATTGTAGTCACATCTTCTACTAATTGATCTCCCTGTTGTATTTGCGATACACCTACTCTTTTCATTAAAATTCAACACCCCTTAACTGACTTTAAGGACAGAATAAATAAATATTCTGTCCTTTGTTTTTTAAACTTCTTAAGCTATATTAAAACCTTTTATTCCGTTGCTTCTGAATCAACTTCTTCATTTTCTTCACTTTTTTCGACCTGAGTTACCGTAGCTACTTGGTCTTCTTCTCTGATATTAATCAATCTAACACCCTGAGTGTTCCTACCCATTGTTGAAATCTCTGACATACTTGTACGTATGATGGTACCAAGAGAAGTGATAATCATTAAATCCTCATCATTATGGACAATTTTCAAACCAACCACTGAACCATTTTTGTCGGTTACATTGATTGTTTTTATACCTTTACCACCTCTAGTTTGAGATCGGTATTCAGACATTGGAGTTCTTTTACCGTAACCTTTTGCTGTGACAATCAATACATCATTGTCATCATCTACAACATCCATATCAATGACTTGATCATTTTCTGAAATCGTTATTCCTTTTACACCTGAAGCTGAACGCCCCATAGTACGAACATCTTTTTCAGAGAAACGAATGGACATTCCTTGCTCAGTACCCATTATAATCTCTTGATTCCCATCTGTAAGTTTTACTCCAATTAGTTCATCGTCTTCACGAATGGTAATCGCAATGAGCCCACCTTTACGAATATTTTTATATTCTTCAATATTCGTTTTCTTTACAATCCCTTTTTTCGTAGCGAAGAATAGGTGGTGATCACTTTCAAAGCTTTCAATCGGGAATACAGCATTCACATATTCACCAGGTTCAATTTGCATTAAGTTAATAATCGGTGTTCCTTTCGAAGTCCTGCTTTGTTCAGGAATTTCATATCCCTTCAAACGATATACCTTTCCTTTATTGGTGAAAAACATTAAATAATGGTGGGTATTGGTTGCAAACAGATGTTCAACAAAATCATCATCTTTTGTTCCCATTCCAATTACACCTCTACCGCCTCTTTTTTGGCTGCGATAAGTTGTAACAGGTATTCGTTTAATATAACCAGTATGTGAGATAGAAATAAGAACATCTTCTTGTGGGATTAGATCTTCATCTAGAATATCTAAATCACCAGCTATAATCTCGGAGCGTCTTTCATCTCCAAATTTATTTTTAATTTCTAATAATTCTTCACTAATAATGTTTAACACCAATTGCTCATCAGCTAATATTGCACGTAATTCTGCAATTTTCTTTAAAAGTTCCTGATACTCGTCTTCAATTTTATCTCTTTCTAAGCCTGTTAAACGTTGGAGACGCATATCCAAAATGGCTTGAGACTGCTCATGACTCAAGTCAAATTGAGTCATTAAGCCTTCTCTAGCTTCTTCTGTTGTTCTGGAGGAACGAATTAATGCAATCACTTTGTCTAAATGATCTAACGCAATTCGCAATCCTTCTAAAATGTGCGCTCTTGCTTCTGCTTTCTTTAAATCAAATTGCGTTCGTCTTTCAATTACTTCTATTTGATGCTGAATATAGTGATGTAAAATATCTTTAATATTTAAAACTTTTGGTTCACCATTAACTAAAGCCAACATATTTACACCAAAATTAATCTGCATAGACGTTTGTTTATATAAGTTATTGAGAATAACATGAGGGTTTACATCTCTGCGAAGTTCTATTACGATTCTCATTCCATTTCGATCTGACTCATCTCTAAGATCAGTAATACCTTCTATTTTTTTCTCTCTAACTAACTCAGCAATTTTTTCTATTAATCTTGCTTTTATGACTTGATATGGTAATTCGTTTATAATGATTTTTGCTTTATTTGTACTCTCATTCTCTTCAATTTCTGCCTTTGCTCTCATAGTAACTGAGCCACGACCTGTTGTGTAAGCTTGTCTAATTCCTTGTCTTCCTAAAATATAACCACCTGTAGGAAAATCAGGACCGTTTATATACTCCATTAAATCTATTGGAGTTAGATCAGGATTTTTAATTAATTCCAGTACACCATCAATCACTTCACCAAGGTTATGAGGTGGAATGTTTGTAGCCATTCCTACAGCAATTCCTGAAACTCCATTTACTAATAAAGTTGGAAAACGAGCTGGTAAAACA
The window above is part of the Chengkuizengella sp. SCS-71B genome. Proteins encoded here:
- a CDS encoding HD-GYP domain-containing protein translates to MKRVGVSQIQQGDQLVEDVTTMLGGTLFHKGTILRDREIEILTAFLVNNVVVEMEQDEEINDEELSILNNELTYEYQEVFSFIKKVFLNVHSDNIPLLEVRTKLESLISLIDQYDILSFAPPITDSTDYFIHKSIKVSMTSYLLAKWSNLPQREWIQVSISGLLHDIGNTKIDPAILHKSGRLISEEIQEIKKHTIHGYHILKDVTGINEGVKLAALQHHEKSDGSGYPLGSDKNKIHLYAKIVAVADIFHAMTSNKNYKEKISPYLALEEIQKLSFGKLDPSLVHTFIKKLTEFQSGSIVKLNNKMIGEIVFFDQNNPTRPWVNVEGQIINLDQERDLYIEQYLKKNK
- the gyrA gene encoding DNA gyrase subunit A, which codes for MADEIRSNVENRDIRTEMQTSFMDYAMSIIVSRALPDVRDGLKPVHRRILYAMSELGMSPDKPFKKSARIVGEVLGKYHPHGDSAVYETMVRMAQDFSLRYMLIEGHGNFGSIDGDSAAAQRYTEARLSKIAMEMLRDINKETVDYADNYDGEEKEPVVLPARFPTLLVNGVSGIAVGMATNIPPHNLGEVIDGVLELIKNPDLTPIDLMEYINGPDFPTGGYILGRQGIRQAYTTGRGSVTMRAKAEIEENESTNKAKIIINELPYQVIKARLIEKIAELVREKKIEGITDLRDESDRNGMRIVIELRRDVNPHVILNNLYKQTSMQINFGVNMLALVNGEPKVLNIKDILHHYIQHQIEVIERRTQFDLKKAEARAHILEGLRIALDHLDKVIALIRSSRTTEEAREGLMTQFDLSHEQSQAILDMRLQRLTGLERDKIEDEYQELLKKIAELRAILADEQLVLNIISEELLEIKNKFGDERRSEIIAGDLDILDEDLIPQEDVLISISHTGYIKRIPVTTYRSQKRGGRGVIGMGTKDDDFVEHLFATNTHHYLMFFTNKGKVYRLKGYEIPEQSRTSKGTPIINLMQIEPGEYVNAVFPIESFESDHHLFFATKKGIVKKTNIEEYKNIRKGGLIAITIREDDELIGVKLTDGNQEIIMGTEQGMSIRFSEKDVRTMGRSASGVKGITISENDQVIDMDVVDDDNDVLIVTAKGYGKRTPMSEYRSQTRGGKGIKTINVTDKNGSVVGLKIVHNDEDLMIITSLGTIIRTSMSEISTMGRNTQGVRLINIREEDQVATVTQVEKSEENEEVDSEATE